A window from Telopea speciosissima isolate NSW1024214 ecotype Mountain lineage chromosome 8, Tspe_v1, whole genome shotgun sequence encodes these proteins:
- the LOC122671037 gene encoding sulfite oxidase-like isoform X1, protein MPGIRGSAAYSHEPPRDPCLKINSKEPFNAEPPRSVLISSYVTPVEFFYKRNHGPAPIVDDIERYRVCIFGLVENPKELSLDDIRKLPRYDVTATLQCAGNRRTAMSKVKTVKGVGWDVAAIGNAVWGGARLADVLELVGIPKLAATTPSGGKHVEFTSVDRCKEENGGPYKASIPLKRATSPEADVLLAYEMNGEPLNRDHGYPLRVIVPGVIGARSVKWLDSIEITAEECQGFFMQRDYKMFAPSVNWDNISWPTRRPLMDFPVQSAICSLEDVNVVNDGKVMVAGYAVSGGGRGIERVDVSVDGGKTWVEASRYQKPDVPYTADDDVCCDKWAWILFKVEVDIPQNAEIVAKAVDMAANVQPEDVTVIWNLRGVLNTSWHKVEVQVGRSNL, encoded by the exons ATGCCAGGAATCAGAGGCTCTGCTGCTTATTCACATGAACCCCCTCGTGATCCATGCCTGAAAATTAATTCGAAG GAGCCTTTCAATGCAGAGCCACCACGTTCAGTCTTAATTTCGTCCTATGTGACTCCAGTGGAGTTCTTCTACAAGAGAAACCATGGCCCAGCCCCAATAGTTGATGACATTGAGAG ATATCGTGTTTGTATATTTGGATTGGTGGAAAATCCCAAGGAGCTATCCTTGGACGATATCAG GAAGCTACCAAGGTACGATGTGACCGCTACTTTACAG TGTGCAGGCAACAGGAGGACAGCAATGAGCAAAGTAAAAACAGTGAAGGGTGTTGGTTGGGATGTTGCTGCTATTGGAAATG CGGTTTGGGGTGGGGCCAGATTGGCAGATGTCCTTGAACTCGTGGGGATACCTAAGCTGGCAGCAACCACACCATCAGGAGGAAAGCATGTTGAATTTACTAGTGTCGATAGGTGTAAG GAAGAGAATGGGGGTCCATATAAGGCATCCATCCCTTTAAAGCGGGCAACCAGTCCAGAAGCTGATGTTTTACTTGCATATGAGATGAATGGAGAG CCTCTCAATAGGGATCACGGGTATCCGTTGCGTGTAATTGTCCCTGGGGTTATTGGTGCCCGATCTGTGAAATGGTTGGATTCCATCGAAATAACTGCAGAAGAATGCCAG GGTTTCTTTATGCAAAGGGACTACAAGATGTTTGCACCTTCTGTTAACTGGGACAATATTAGTTGGCCTACTCGGAGACCTCTAATGGATTTTCCTGTTCAG AGTGCTATTTGTTCCTTGGAGGATGTGAACGTGGTAAATGATGGAAAGGTTA TGGTTGCTGGATATGCAGTATCTGGAGGTGGGCGTGGGATTGAGAGAGTGGATGTATCAGTTGACGGAGGGAAGACATGGGTGGAAGCATCCAGGTACCAGAAGCCTGATGTCCCATACACTGCTGATGATGATGTATGCTGTGACAAATGGGCATGGATATTATTTAAGGTCGAGGTCGACATACCACAAAATGCTGAGATAGTTGCTAAAGCG GTTGATATGGCAGCAAATGTGCAACCAGAAGACGTGACTGTCATCTGGAACTTACGGGGAGTACTCAATACATCATGGCATAAGGTCGAAGTTCAGGTCGGGCGATCCAATCTGTAG
- the LOC122671037 gene encoding sulfite oxidase-like isoform X2: MPGIRGSAAYSHEPPRDPCLKINSKEPFNAEPPRSVLISSYVTPVEFFYKRNHGPAPIVDDIERYRVCIFGLVENPKELSLDDIRKLPRYDVTATLQCAGNRRTAMSKVKTVKGVGWDVAAIGNAVWGGARLADVLELVGIPKLAATTPSGGKHVEFTSVDRCKEENGGPYKASIPLKRATSPEADVLLAYEMNGEPLNRDHGYPLRVIVPGVIGARSVKWLDSIEITAEECQGFFMQRDYKMFAPSVNWDNISWPTRRPLMDFPVQSAICSLEDVNVVNDGKIVVAGYAVSGGGRGIERVDVSVDGGKTWVEASRYQKPDVPYTADDDVCCDKWAWILFKVEVDIPQNAEIVAKAVDMAANVQPEDVTVIWNLRGVLNTSWHKVEVQVGRSNL; the protein is encoded by the exons ATGCCAGGAATCAGAGGCTCTGCTGCTTATTCACATGAACCCCCTCGTGATCCATGCCTGAAAATTAATTCGAAG GAGCCTTTCAATGCAGAGCCACCACGTTCAGTCTTAATTTCGTCCTATGTGACTCCAGTGGAGTTCTTCTACAAGAGAAACCATGGCCCAGCCCCAATAGTTGATGACATTGAGAG ATATCGTGTTTGTATATTTGGATTGGTGGAAAATCCCAAGGAGCTATCCTTGGACGATATCAG GAAGCTACCAAGGTACGATGTGACCGCTACTTTACAG TGTGCAGGCAACAGGAGGACAGCAATGAGCAAAGTAAAAACAGTGAAGGGTGTTGGTTGGGATGTTGCTGCTATTGGAAATG CGGTTTGGGGTGGGGCCAGATTGGCAGATGTCCTTGAACTCGTGGGGATACCTAAGCTGGCAGCAACCACACCATCAGGAGGAAAGCATGTTGAATTTACTAGTGTCGATAGGTGTAAG GAAGAGAATGGGGGTCCATATAAGGCATCCATCCCTTTAAAGCGGGCAACCAGTCCAGAAGCTGATGTTTTACTTGCATATGAGATGAATGGAGAG CCTCTCAATAGGGATCACGGGTATCCGTTGCGTGTAATTGTCCCTGGGGTTATTGGTGCCCGATCTGTGAAATGGTTGGATTCCATCGAAATAACTGCAGAAGAATGCCAG GGTTTCTTTATGCAAAGGGACTACAAGATGTTTGCACCTTCTGTTAACTGGGACAATATTAGTTGGCCTACTCGGAGACCTCTAATGGATTTTCCTGTTCAG AGTGCTATTTGTTCCTTGGAGGATGTGAACGTGGTAAATGATGGAAAG ATAGTGGTTGCTGGATATGCAGTATCTGGAGGTGGGCGTGGGATTGAGAGAGTGGATGTATCAGTTGACGGAGGGAAGACATGGGTGGAAGCATCCAGGTACCAGAAGCCTGATGTCCCATACACTGCTGATGATGATGTATGCTGTGACAAATGGGCATGGATATTATTTAAGGTCGAGGTCGACATACCACAAAATGCTGAGATAGTTGCTAAAGCG GTTGATATGGCAGCAAATGTGCAACCAGAAGACGTGACTGTCATCTGGAACTTACGGGGAGTACTCAATACATCATGGCATAAGGTCGAAGTTCAGGTCGGGCGATCCAATCTGTAG
- the LOC122671037 gene encoding sulfite oxidase-like isoform X3, translated as MPGIRGSAAYSHEPPRDPCLKINSKEPFNAEPPRSVLISSYVTPVEFFYKRNHGPAPIVDDIERYRVCIFGLVENPKELSLDDIRKLPRYDVTATLQCAGNRRTAMSKVKTVKGVGWDVAAIGNAVWGGARLADVLELVGIPKLAATTPSGGKHVEFTSVDRCKEENGGPYKASIPLKRATSPEADVLLAYEMNGEPLNRDHGYPLRVIVPGVIGARSVKWLDSIEITAEECQGFFMQRDYKMFAPSVNWDNISWPTRRPLMDFPVQSAICSLEDVNVVNDGKVMVAGYAVSGGGRGIERVDVSVDGGKTWVEASRYQKPDVPYTADDDVCCDKWAWILFKVEVDIPQNAEIVAKAVDMAANVQPEDVTVIWNLRGVLNTSWHKVEVQVGRSNL; from the exons ATGCCAGGAATCAGAGGCTCTGCTGCTTATTCACATGAACCCCCTCGTGATCCATGCCTGAAAATTAATTCGAAG GAGCCTTTCAATGCAGAGCCACCACGTTCAGTCTTAATTTCGTCCTATGTGACTCCAGTGGAGTTCTTCTACAAGAGAAACCATGGCCCAGCCCCAATAGTTGATGACATTGAGAG ATATCGTGTTTGTATATTTGGATTGGTGGAAAATCCCAAGGAGCTATCCTTGGACGATATCAG GAAGCTACCAAGGTACGATGTGACCGCTACT TTACAGTGTGCAGGCAACAGGAGGACAGCAATGAGCAAAGTAAAAACAGTGAAGGGTGTTGGTTGGGATGTTGCTGCTATTGGAAATG CGGTTTGGGGTGGGGCCAGATTGGCAGATGTCCTTGAACTCGTGGGGATACCTAAGCTGGCAGCAACCACACCATCAGGAGGAAAGCATGTTGAATTTACTAGTGTCGATAGGTGTAAG GAAGAGAATGGGGGTCCATATAAGGCATCCATCCCTTTAAAGCGGGCAACCAGTCCAGAAGCTGATGTTTTACTTGCATATGAGATGAATGGAGAG CCTCTCAATAGGGATCACGGGTATCCGTTGCGTGTAATTGTCCCTGGGGTTATTGGTGCCCGATCTGTGAAATGGTTGGATTCCATCGAAATAACTGCAGAAGAATGCCAG GGTTTCTTTATGCAAAGGGACTACAAGATGTTTGCACCTTCTGTTAACTGGGACAATATTAGTTGGCCTACTCGGAGACCTCTAATGGATTTTCCTGTTCAG AGTGCTATTTGTTCCTTGGAGGATGTGAACGTGGTAAATGATGGAAAGGTTA TGGTTGCTGGATATGCAGTATCTGGAGGTGGGCGTGGGATTGAGAGAGTGGATGTATCAGTTGACGGAGGGAAGACATGGGTGGAAGCATCCAGGTACCAGAAGCCTGATGTCCCATACACTGCTGATGATGATGTATGCTGTGACAAATGGGCATGGATATTATTTAAGGTCGAGGTCGACATACCACAAAATGCTGAGATAGTTGCTAAAGCG GTTGATATGGCAGCAAATGTGCAACCAGAAGACGTGACTGTCATCTGGAACTTACGGGGAGTACTCAATACATCATGGCATAAGGTCGAAGTTCAGGTCGGGCGATCCAATCTGTAG